The sequence below is a genomic window from Streptosporangium lutulentum.
CAGGTGGGAGCGCCGGCCTCTCCGACACCGGGCTATAGGCTCGGTATCGATGACTACCCTGCACCTGCGTGGCCGTGAGTTCCGGCCCGGCGAGTTCGCGATCATGGCTGTGGTGAACCGCACCCCCGACTCCTTCTTCGACAAAGGCAGGACGTACGGCTTCGCGGCCGCACTCGACGCGGTGGACGGGGCCGTCGGCAACGGCGCGGACATCGTGGACATCGGCGGCGTCAAGGCGGGTCCCGGCGACGAGGTGAGCCCCGCGGAGGAGATCCGCCGGGTGGCCGACCTGGTCGCGGCGGTCAGAGAGCGCCACCCCCAACTGATCATCAGCGTCGACACCTGGCGCGCCGAGGTCGGCGAGGTCGTCGCCGAGGCGGGCGCCGACCTGCTCAACGACACCTGGGGCGGGGTCGACCCCGACCTGGCGAAGGTCGCCGCCAAGCACGGCATCGGGCTGGTCTGCGCGCACGCCGGACGCGTCGCCCCCCGTACCCGCCCGCACCGCATCGCCTACGCCGACGTGGTCGCCGACGTCATCGCTCACACCACGGACCTCGCCGAGCGCGCCGTCGCGGCGGGAGTTCCCAGGGAGTCGATCCTGATCGACCCGGCGCACGACTTCGGCAAGAACACCTGGCACTCCCTGGAGGTGAGCCGCCGCCTGCACGAGATGGTCGCCACCGGCTGGCCGGTGCTCGTCGCGGTCTCCAACAAGGACTTCGTCGGGGAGACGCTCGGAGGTCTCCCGGTCGACCGCCGCCACGCGGGCACGATGGCCACCCTCGCGGTCTCCGCCTGGCAGGGCGCCCGGGTCTTCAGGGTCCACGACGCCGCCTCCGCCCGCACCGCGCTGGCCACCGTGGCCGAGCTGCGAGGCTGACCGGTCAAGAGAGCGGAAGCCGTACGACGGCCCGGAGACCCGGGGAGGCGTCTTCCAGGTGAACCGCGCCGCCGTGGGCGTGGACCGTCTCGCGGACGATCGCCAGGCCCAGCCCGGCCCCGCCCTCGTCGCGGCTGCGCGCGCTGTCCAGGCGGGTGAACCGGTCGAAGACGCGCTCGCGGTCGGGCTCGGGGATGCCGGGGCCGTCGTCGGTGACGGTCAGTATCGCGTCGGCCCCCTCGGTCCGCAGCTCGACCACCACGGCGGCGCTGGTGTGCCGCAACGCGTTGTCGACCAGGTTGACCAGCACTCGCCCCAGGTCCAGCGCGTCGCCCGTCACCACGATCGCCCCGGCCGCCCGCCAGGCGTCCTTCGGCGTCCCGGACGTCCGCCGGACGTCCCCCGGCGTCTCGATCGCCTTGTGGGCCCGGCCCCCGTTTCCCGGCCGGTCGATCGGGGCGCCCGCGACCTTCACGGTGACGGCCTCGCCGTACCGCTCGGCCGTCTGCGGGACCAGCTGGTCCAGCTCCACCGGTTCCTTGCGCGCCAGCGCGCCGTCGCGCTCGTCCAGGCGGGCCAGCGCGAGCAGGTCCTCGGCCAGCCGGTACAGGCGCATGGTGTCCTCCAGCACGCCCTCGGCCGTCTCCCGCCAGTCCTGCCCCTCCGGATAGCCGAGCGCCACCTCCAGCTGGAGCCGGATGCTGGCCAGCGGGCTGCGCAGTTCGTGCGCGGCGTCGGAGACCAGGGCCCGTTGCCGGGTGTCGGCCTTCTCCAGCCGGGCCAGCATGGCGTTGAGCGTGGTGGCCAGGCTGTGGACCTCATCGTGGGCCTCGGGCACCGGCAGGCGGCGGGAGCGGGCGGTGCCGGTGATCTCGTCCGCGCCCCGGCGCAGCGCGGCGATGGGCCGCAGGGTCCCGCCGATGATCACCCAGCTGGCCGCGGCGAGCAGTATCAGCAGCAGCGGCGTGCCGACGATCAGCACGTGCCCGGCCGTGCTGATGCTGGTCTGCACCTCGCTGAAGGGGCGCGCGGCGAGCACCGTCTGCCCCCGGTCGGCGCTGAGCACCCGGACCCGCAGCACATGCGGGATCCCGTAGGGCTCGCCGTCCAGATACCGCGCTTGACCGCTGTCGATCGCCTTCCGCCGATCCCCGGCGTCCAGCAGCGGGACCAGCCTGTCGGTGCCGGTGGTGGCGTGGGTGATCCGCCCGGCCGCGTCGATCACCTGCAGCAGGGTGCCGTCGGCCGAGGTCAGCTCGTCCGGCAGTCGCCCGGCGTCGGCGAGCGAGACCGCGTCCCGGGCCCGCTGGTAGATCGAGTCGTCGATGGTGGTGATCAGTGAGTTCCCGAGCACGCCGATCATCACGTAGGCCGAGACCACCAGCGCCACCGCGAGCACGGCCGAGGCCACCGCGGTCAGCCGGAAGCGCAGGCTTTTGCGCCGCCACCAGCCGACCGTGCGACGGGCCCCGTGGGCGGCCGGATCAGCCGCCATCGCCGGCCAGCCGGTACCCCGACCCCCGGACGGTCTGCAGGGCACTCCTGGAGAACGGCACGTCGATCTTGCGGCGCAGGTAGCCCACGTAGACCTCGACCACGTTGGGGTCGGTGTCGAAGGTGTCCCAGACGTGCTCCAGGATCTCGGTCTTGGAGACCACCTCGTCGTGGCGGCGGATCAGATACTCCAGGAGCGCGAACTCCCTGGGCGTCAGCTCCACCGGCGTCTCGCCCCTGGTGACCCTGCGCCGCGCGGGATCCAGCGACAGGTCACCGGCCCGCAGTACGGCGGGGCGCCGGTTCGCCCCCCGCCGCAGCAGCGCCCTCAGCCTGGCGACCAGCACGACGTAGGAGAACGGCTTGGTCAGGTAGTCGTCGGCGCCCAGGTCGAGCCCGTCGGCCATGTCGTACTCGCCGTCCTTGGCCGACAGCATCAGGATCGGCACCCAGTTCTCCTCGGCCCGCAACTGCTTGCAGACGTTGTAGCCGGAGATCTTGGGCAACATGATGTCCAGCACCACCACGTCGTACTCACCCTGCCTGGCCAGATGCAGTCCGTCCTCACCGTCGTGCGCGAGATCGACCGCGAACCCCTCGGCCTGCAGCCCGCGTTGGAGTGCCGCGGCCATTCGCCGCTCGTCCTCCACGACGAGAACCCGCATCTTCGCCCCTTCCATCGTGAACGCCCATCTTCGGTCAGCCGGCCTGAGAGACGGCTGAGAATCCTGTGAGCCCCCTCAGTCTGTCTCAGCTTCGGCACAGGACCGGTCACGCAGTCTGATGGGCGACAGGGGTTTACGGCATACCGTGAAGGAATGAGATGCCCGAGCAAGCAAGCCAAGACAGACGAGGCAGACGAGGCAACGCGGTGAA
It includes:
- the folP gene encoding dihydropteroate synthase: MTTLHLRGREFRPGEFAIMAVVNRTPDSFFDKGRTYGFAAALDAVDGAVGNGADIVDIGGVKAGPGDEVSPAEEIRRVADLVAAVRERHPQLIISVDTWRAEVGEVVAEAGADLLNDTWGGVDPDLAKVAAKHGIGLVCAHAGRVAPRTRPHRIAYADVVADVIAHTTDLAERAVAAGVPRESILIDPAHDFGKNTWHSLEVSRRLHEMVATGWPVLVAVSNKDFVGETLGGLPVDRRHAGTMATLAVSAWQGARVFRVHDAASARTALATVAELRG
- a CDS encoding response regulator transcription factor; protein product: MRVLVVEDERRMAAALQRGLQAEGFAVDLAHDGEDGLHLARQGEYDVVVLDIMLPKISGYNVCKQLRAEENWVPILMLSAKDGEYDMADGLDLGADDYLTKPFSYVVLVARLRALLRRGANRRPAVLRAGDLSLDPARRRVTRGETPVELTPREFALLEYLIRRHDEVVSKTEILEHVWDTFDTDPNVVEVYVGYLRRKIDVPFSRSALQTVRGSGYRLAGDGG
- a CDS encoding sensor histidine kinase, translating into MAADPAAHGARRTVGWWRRKSLRFRLTAVASAVLAVALVVSAYVMIGVLGNSLITTIDDSIYQRARDAVSLADAGRLPDELTSADGTLLQVIDAAGRITHATTGTDRLVPLLDAGDRRKAIDSGQARYLDGEPYGIPHVLRVRVLSADRGQTVLAARPFSEVQTSISTAGHVLIVGTPLLLILLAAASWVIIGGTLRPIAALRRGADEITGTARSRRLPVPEAHDEVHSLATTLNAMLARLEKADTRQRALVSDAAHELRSPLASIRLQLEVALGYPEGQDWRETAEGVLEDTMRLYRLAEDLLALARLDERDGALARKEPVELDQLVPQTAERYGEAVTVKVAGAPIDRPGNGGRAHKAIETPGDVRRTSGTPKDAWRAAGAIVVTGDALDLGRVLVNLVDNALRHTSAAVVVELRTEGADAILTVTDDGPGIPEPDRERVFDRFTRLDSARSRDEGGAGLGLAIVRETVHAHGGAVHLEDASPGLRAVVRLPLS